The following are encoded in a window of Amaranthus tricolor cultivar Red isolate AtriRed21 chromosome 2, ASM2621246v1, whole genome shotgun sequence genomic DNA:
- the LOC130805800 gene encoding serine/threonine-protein phosphatase 7 long form homolog, which produces MLQDVAVIMGLPVEGQAVIGHGEGNWPALVHELLGVRPENPQDPTQPKIIVGSSVKLTWLRQHFSALEDDADDVTGAKDIGGCLMLLQIWSWEHIHIGRPIIRTVRPDGQNDQEDDADDFEPILGSQHRRGVDPLAVSWLRVYLSRSHSPHTLVYYRDALDRQRDEQMTWQPYTAAKMEALPHICTSGHEIWRSRCPLICFDIVELHLPDRVMRQFGLEQVIPQACDTQPQLHAIDRRTGDKNYLVRHRSHVDAWNDRASTLVGGDNFTGHSSAMYMSWYRRISILRLTNTAFAQPGSHYHPTSTFLVRFLSTLITNSNSFK; this is translated from the exons atgttgcaagatgtggcagttatcaTGGGACTACCGGTTGAAGGACAAGCAGTCATTGGTCATGGggagggaaattggccagcattagtACATGAGCTGCTAGGGGTTAGGCcggaaaaccctcaagaccccacCCAGCCCAAGATCATCGTTGGATCGTCAGTGAAGCTGACTTGGCTCCGACAGCATTTTAGCGCGCTTGAGGATGATGCAGATGATGTGACG ggtgccaaggacattggtGGATGCTTGATGTTattacagatatggtcatgggagcacattcatatagggaggccaATTATTCGGACGGTTCGACCGGATGGGCAAAatgatcaggaagatgacgcggatgattttgaaccgatATTAGGGTCACAGCATCGGCGCGGGGTGGATCCTTtggcagtaag ctggcttcgcgtatatctttcgagatcccactccccacatactctcgtctactacagggacgcactagatcgacaacgggacgagcag atgacatggcagccttacacagcggctaagatggaagctttaccgcacatatgtacatcgggccacgagatttggagatcgcgttgtcctcttatttgctttgacatcgtcgagctacatctaccggatcgtgtcatgcgtcaattcggtttggagcaaGTAATCCCgcaagcctgtgacacccaacctcaactacatgcgatcgatcggaggactggggacaagaactacctcgtacgacatagatcgcatgtagatgcgtggaacgaccgagcatctacattggttggaggagataacttcacaggtcatagctctgctatgtacatgagttggtacaggcgcatctcgatattacgcctaacgaacaccgcatttgcgcagccaggatcacattatcatccgacatctacgtttctggtacgttttctttcaacactcataacaaatagtaatagttttaagtaa
- the LOC130805324 gene encoding uncharacterized protein LOC130805324, giving the protein MPLYDCVLLLKPHIKKEVVMDLVARVGKHVYARNGVLTEIKSLGNVHLGYGIKKLDGRYFQGQLMQMTMMATPNINKELHYLNKEDRLLRWLLVKHRDSQNWLDTKNSQGSKRQLKRSTLLGSYNDADMDDDDDDDDDKYEPEKKDF; this is encoded by the exons atgCCCCTCTATGATTGTGTGCTGTTATTGAAACCCCATATTAAGAAGGAAGTTGTGATGGATTTAGTTGCTAGGGTGGGTAAGCATGTTTATGCCAGAAATGGTGTTCTTACCGAGATTAAGTCTTTAGGAAATGTTCACTTGGGTTATGGTATTAAGAAGCTTGATGGAAGATATTTTCAG GGACAACTCATGCAGATGACAATGATGGCAACACCCAATATAAACAAGGAGCTTCATTACTTGAACAAAGAAGACCGACTATTGCGATGGCTCCTTGTGAAACATCGAGATTCCCAAAATTGGCTGGACACTAAGAATTCGCAAGGTTCAAAACGGCAACTTAAGAGGTCCACCTTACTTGGCAGTTACAATGATGCAGATATGGACGATGAcgacgacgatgatgatgataagtATGAGCCAGAGAAGAAAGATTTTTGA